The Bacteroidota bacterium genomic interval GGTACTTCCTTTTTGCCCCGAAAATATTGTTGTTTGTGCCAACAAGGAAAATGGTAAAAAGAAAAAGAGGATAATAATAAGTTTGTTATTCATAATTTTTGGTTGAACTAATTGCCGCAAATATAAATCAAGTATTAATAATTTCCCAATTTGAATTACCAAAAAGTTGTTTTTTATTTAAAATTTTTTGTTCAACAAAGGTTAGTAGCCTGTATTTTAGTTGCTCATGTTTAAATAATTTTCTATTTTTTTTTGATTTCTTTGCGTAATCTAATTTCTTACCCCAGTCAAATTTTGATATTTTTGTTTTCATCACTTTCGGATGTGTTGTTGTAAAAATTGGAAGACGACCAAGAGGTCCGTAATCAAATTCTGCAGGTACTTTGTCGTACATTTCCGCAACTGTTTCTTTCCCTTTATGAATTGTATCAAGTGCTTTTTTCTTTTTTTGCATAAATTTCGGAGGTCTTACCCATCCGTAATGATAAATGTAAGCATCAACTTTGGCAACTTTCAATTTTATGCTTCCTTCTTTTTTTCTATAACTTTTACCATCAAAATCAGGGATTCTTCTAAATGACTGAGCCGAACGAAATGAATGAATATCTTTATTGTTTCTTATAATTCTAATTTCTTGAGCATACCATCCATGAGAATTTAAGTAATGCTTATAATCTCCATAAAAATGAATGTAATTAAAAAGTAAGGCTTCAATTTCCGTATTATTCAAAAGCTCTTTGCATCTGTTTTTAATTGTTTCATGATATTTTTCATGTACAACTTCATCAGCTTGAAGATAAAAAAGCCAATCCCCTGAACATGTTTCTTTGGCAATATCGGTTTGATGTGCATTTTCCATTCCGTCAGGAAATTTTTCAATATCCCATTTAGTATCAATTATTTTTATTTTAGGAGAATTAATACTGTTTATAATTTCTCTTGTTTTGTCATCTTCATCACAATCTCCAAGGGCAACAACAAACTCATCAACTATTGGTAAAATTGATTGTATTGATTCTTTTATAGGATAATAAAGCTTGGAAACATTCTTTGCCATTGTAAATCCACTTATCATCATAATTGTATTCTTTTGTTCAAAATAAGAGAATACAAAAGTACATGCATGATTTTTAAAAATGCAGAAAAAATTTGAATAAAAAAAATTTGCAGTAAGTAAATTTTACTATATTTGTGCCTTAATTTTTTGCGGGAATAGCTCAGTGGTAGAGCACAACCTTGCCAAGGTTGGGGTCGCGAGTTCGAATCTCGTTTCCCGCTCATTTTTTACGCTCTTTAAATAATGCCCGGGTGGTGGAATTGGTAGACACGCAGGACTTAAAATCCTGTCGCCTTTAAAGCGGTGAGGGTTCAAGTCCCTCCCCGGGTACTTATTTTAAATTCAAAACAAAATATCCTTTTTAGAAATTAACGAATTATGAATGATTTTGTTTATCTAAAAAATTAATTTAAAAGCTTTATCAAAGCAAAAAAGCAATTCCAACTTTTTCCTTTAGAAGAATAGAGCTATGAGCTGACTTTTAAATTGTCAGATAGAAATAATGATTGCCGTCCGAAATATTTTTTATCTAAATTTGTTTTTTATCAGAACAAATTTATCTAAATTTGTTTTTAAAACGAATTATGGATAATCTTTACAAAACACTATTTTATGAATGGCAACAAAAGAAAGTTGAATCTTCAAAGCCACGTGAATATGATTTGACAGTTTATAGCAAAACTAAAATAAATAAAATAATTGTTCTTACAGGTTTCAGACGTGTAGGTAAAACAACATTGCTTTTTGATTTGGCTATAAAACTCCAAAAGAAAAACCCAAAAAATGTGTTATACATAAATTTTGAAGATGAAAGAATTCCAATAGAAACCTCCTTTTTAACAGGTCTATCGGAAGCTATTTTAGAGTTTTATCCCAATCCACCTCAATTTATTCTTTTAGATGAAATACAATTGATTCCAAATTGGAGCAAATGGCTTCGTAGAATGTATGACAACACTGATTTTAGGTTTTACGTTACAGGTTCCAATTCAAAAATGTCATCAGCAGAAATTCCGACAGAATTAAGGGGGCGTTTTATTGAGCTTTATATTTCACCTTTAAACTTTAAAGAATTTCTGAACTTTAAAGATTTTAATAAAGAATTAACTGACATTGAATATCGGAAATCTGATTTTATTAAATTAAAAAAACTATTAGACGAATTTATATTTGATGGCGGATTACCTGAAATAGTCCTTGAAAATAATAATTTAAGCAAAGATATAGCACAAAGTTATTTTGCTACTGTTGTCAGCAGAGACATTATTGAAAGAAACCTTATTAAAAATACTTTTGCATTAAAAACAATTATCAAACAATTAGTGCAATCACAGACATTTACAATTTCAAAAATGTATAATAGTATAAAAAGCATGCAGATAGACATTGGAAAAAATACTATTTCCGAATATATTGGGTTTATTGAAGGTTCGTATTTTTTTCGCTTTCTGACTTGTTTTTCATTCAAGGTCAGAAAAAGCATGATGCTCCCAAGAAAAGTATATTGTATTGACAGGATTTTTCTTTCCGCATTATCAACAAAGTTTTCTAAAAACACAGGATGGTATTATGAAAATACTGTTGCATCTTCGCTTTTCAATACCGATAAAGAAGTATATTATTGGAAATCAGTTGACAGTTCTTATGAAGTTGATTTTGTAATAAGGAAAGAAGAAAAAACTATAGCTCTTGTACAAGTAAGTTTTGATATTGAAAACCAAGATACATTAAAAAGAGAATTAAGAGCATTAATAACCGCTTCAAAAGAGTTGAATTGTGATAAGCTTATTTTAATAACCCGATCGGAAGACAGGAAAGTTGAAGATGAATGGTTTGGAACAAAAGCAACAATAACTATGATGCCATTATGGAAATGGCTTATTAGTGGAATTGATGAAATATAAATTTTCGCCATCCGAATTTTTCAAGATAAATCAACTCAAAAAAAAGTCCCACTTTTTAAAAAAGGCGGGACTTTAAAATTAATGTTGAATTAAAATTATTTGATTTTCATAAACTCCCTGACTTTTAAAATTATCAAATAGGAATAATGATTGCCATCCTATATGTTTTTTAACTAATTCTTTTTCATTCAGCATTAATGCTATTCCTTATTTAATATTTATGACAAAATTAGTTACAAAATAGTTGCATGCATATTTTATTTCATTATTTGGAAATTTTGTTGTTGGAGTCTTTCATTCTTGTTTTTGTTTATAAACACTCTTTGAACTCAGAACACCTTACTTAACGAAAACTATAGTTCGACTGGTCATAATTTGAACTTTGGCACTATGTTTAACGTGTTGATTATTATTCGTTTACACAATATAGCAAAACGCAGTTTATGACCGCTCAGCATATATATTGTCGCGAAAATATCGAATATTGANNNNNNNNNNNNNNNNNNNNNNNNNNNNNNNNNNNNNNNNNNNNNNNNNNNNNNNNNNNNNNNNNNNNNNNNNNNNNNNNNNNNNNNNNNNNNNNNNNNNCGACTGGTCATAATTTGAACTTTGGCACTATGTTTAACGTGTTGATTATTATTCGTTTACACAATATAGCAAAACGCAGTTTATGACCGCTCAGCATATATATTGTCGCGAAAATATCGAATATTGACCACGTTCGCTGTAGCTTTAGCGGTTGCGAAACAAGGAATTATGAATAATGAAATTTGCTCAGCGTCATCTTTTTACTTCAAAATTCTTTATTCCTTATTCAATTTTCATTATTAATAAATACGGCACAATTAAACATTTAGCTTTCTTAATATTTAGAATGAATGAGGAGCAATGTTGATAAAAAAGAAAAATATCACACTAAAAGTGTGTAACAAATTGATAAGCATTTATTAAAACATAGTTTATAATCACAGCTTCATATCAAATTAATTTTAATTAAGGGAACTTAGAATATCAATTCAATAAATATTATTTAACTTTGAAGTAAAATTATTTTTACACTTTCAATCTATTGTAAGAAAAATTAGCAATTATGAAGTTAGCAATTATTGCAGATATTCATGAAGATATTATCAGCCTTAAGCATGCTATTAGAAAAATTGAAAAAAATAATTGTGATAAAATTATTTGTCTTGGAGATATTTCAGGTTTTTCTGTACCACATTACTCACATCAGAAAACAAGAAATGCACATGAATGCCTTGAAATAATAAAACAAAATTGCGAAATAATTATTATTGGCAACCACGATTTATTTGCTGTGAAGAAACTCCCTGAGAATAATCAGAAGTTTAAATATCCTTCAAATTGGTACGAATTAGACTATGACGAAAAACTTAAAAAATCAAATGGATTGATATGGCTATACGATAATGATGAACTTAATCCTTTATATACAAAAAAAGACATTGAATTTCTATTAACACTTCCTGAATTCTATATCCTTAAAACAGAGAAATACAATATTTTACTTACTCATTATCTGTACCCTGATATAACGGGATCATCAAAACAATTTCTTGAGAAATTATCTGATTTTAAAGAGCATTTTGAATTTATGAAAACCAATAATTGCCAAATATCTATTTGTGGACATGCACATAAAAAAAATATTTTTGTTGCATTAAAAAACAAAATAATTCAGCCTGCTTTCAAAAAGTTAAAACTCCCTACAGAATTAGCTATTATTTTATCCCCTCCAATTGTTAATTCAAATGGATTTCTTATCTTTGATACCGATAATTTTAAATTGGAAAGAAAAAGAATTTAATAATTACTACGATGACAAAAAAAAATTTACGGAATTTCTTTTTAAGTATCATATTACCTGGCATTCTGGCAATCGTTTTTTTTATTATTTCTATTTATACTATAATAATTCCATCTTTTGAAAAAAATATGATGGACAGTAAAAAAGAAATGATACGTGAACTTACAAATACCGCATGGAGCTTAATAGAAGAAGATAACAAAAGATACCAAGACTCAATAATTACACTTGAACAAGCAAAGAAACTTGCAGCAAAAAAAATTGGTAAATTAAGATATGGAGATAATTCCAAAGATTATTTTTGGATTACAGATATGCATCCTACAATGGTTATGCATCCTTACAGAAATGACTTAAACGGAACCGACCTTTCGGAATATAAAGACCCGCATAACAAAAAGCTTTTCGTTGAAGCTGTTAATTTGGTAAAAAAACAGGATAAAGGTTACATCCACTACATGTGGCAATGGAAAGACGATTCAACAAAGATTGTCCCAAAACTATCTTATGTAAAAGGATTTTCGGACTGGGGATGGATTATAGGAACAGGTATTTACCTTGAAGATGTAAAAGGAGAAATTATTTCTCTTCAACGAAGACTTTTAAAAATATCCTTTTTAATTGCTTTTGTTATTTTCATAATACTACTATTTATTATTCGTCAGAGTTTAAATATTGAAAAAAGAAGAAACCATGCAGAAAAAAAATTAAAACTTTCTCGTCAAAAATACCAAGCCCTTGTTGAAGCCTCAACAGATGGTACTTTAATGATTATTGACAACAAAATAATATTTTCCAATAAAAAATTTAATAAAATGCTGAATTGCTCTTCTATAAATTTATTAGAGTATAAGTTTAATGATCTCTTTGAAATTAATTGGAATGATGTCTTGCTATTGTTTGACGACCCTGAAAAAAGTGTTTCTATTGACACAAAACTTTTACGTAAAAAGAAAGAAAAAAAAGAAGTTGTAATATCAATTTCAAAAATAAAATATGCAGAACAGGATGGTTTTATTGTTGTAACAAAAGATATAACAAAGCAAAAACAAATTGAAAAAGCAACAGAAAATCTAAGTCAGGAACTTCAAACATCACTTTTGTTAATGAACCAACCAATCAAGCATTTAATAAAAAGTTTTATAAAATGTGATTTGAATACCACGGCTTTTGAAGCAGCTTCCTTAATGTTACGCAAAAAGCAAAATATTATTTTTGTTTCACAAGAAAAAAATATTATCGGATTAATAAATGACAGCGATTTACGAAAACGTATTATTGCAAAAGGCTTAGATGCTAATACAGGAGTTTCGAATATTATGACCTCACCTGTAAAATATATCAGAGACAACCTTCTTATTTATGAAGCAATATTAATGTTTGATTCTGAGAACATTTCTCATCTTGCTGTCAAAGATAATTTAGATAATTTTATAGGGATTATTAGCTATGAAGATGTCTTAAACCTACAAAAAAATACTTTGAGTTTTTTAGTCAGGAAAATTGAAAAAGCAGAAAAGCTTGAAAGCATAAAA includes:
- a CDS encoding glycosyltransferase family 2 protein, translating into MMISGFTMAKNVSKLYYPIKESIQSILPIVDEFVVALGDCDEDDKTREIINSINSPKIKIIDTKWDIEKFPDGMENAHQTDIAKETCSGDWLFYLQADEVVHEKYHETIKNRCKELLNNTEIEALLFNYIHFYGDYKHYLNSHGWYAQEIRIIRNNKDIHSFRSAQSFRRIPDFDGKSYRKKEGSIKLKVAKVDAYIYHYGWVRPPKFMQKKKKALDTIHKGKETVAEMYDKVPAEFDYGPLGRLPIFTTTHPKVMKTKISKFDWGKKLDYAKKSKKNRKLFKHEQLKYRLLTFVEQKILNKKQLFGNSNWEIINT
- a CDS encoding ATP-binding protein, whose protein sequence is MDNLYKTLFYEWQQKKVESSKPREYDLTVYSKTKINKIIVLTGFRRVGKTTLLFDLAIKLQKKNPKNVLYINFEDERIPIETSFLTGLSEAILEFYPNPPQFILLDEIQLIPNWSKWLRRMYDNTDFRFYVTGSNSKMSSAEIPTELRGRFIELYISPLNFKEFLNFKDFNKELTDIEYRKSDFIKLKKLLDEFIFDGGLPEIVLENNNLSKDIAQSYFATVVSRDIIERNLIKNTFALKTIIKQLVQSQTFTISKMYNSIKSMQIDIGKNTISEYIGFIEGSYFFRFLTCFSFKVRKSMMLPRKVYCIDRIFLSALSTKFSKNTGWYYENTVASSLFNTDKEVYYWKSVDSSYEVDFVIRKEEKTIALVQVSFDIENQDTLKRELRALITASKELNCDKLILITRSEDRKVEDEWFGTKATITMMPLWKWLISGIDEI
- a CDS encoding metallophosphoesterase family protein produces the protein MKLAIIADIHEDIISLKHAIRKIEKNNCDKIICLGDISGFSVPHYSHQKTRNAHECLEIIKQNCEIIIIGNHDLFAVKKLPENNQKFKYPSNWYELDYDEKLKKSNGLIWLYDNDELNPLYTKKDIEFLLTLPEFYILKTEKYNILLTHYLYPDITGSSKQFLEKLSDFKEHFEFMKTNNCQISICGHAHKKNIFVALKNKIIQPAFKKLKLPTELAIILSPPIVNSNGFLIFDTDNFKLERKRI
- a CDS encoding DUF294 nucleotidyltransferase-like domain-containing protein — protein: MTKKNLRNFFLSIILPGILAIVFFIISIYTIIIPSFEKNMMDSKKEMIRELTNTAWSLIEEDNKRYQDSIITLEQAKKLAAKKIGKLRYGDNSKDYFWITDMHPTMVMHPYRNDLNGTDLSEYKDPHNKKLFVEAVNLVKKQDKGYIHYMWQWKDDSTKIVPKLSYVKGFSDWGWIIGTGIYLEDVKGEIISLQRRLLKISFLIAFVIFIILLFIIRQSLNIEKRRNHAEKKLKLSRQKYQALVEASTDGTLMIIDNKIIFSNKKFNKMLNCSSINLLEYKFNDLFEINWNDVLLLFDDPEKSVSIDTKLLRKKKEKKEVVISISKIKYAEQDGFIVVTKDITKQKQIEKATENLSQELQTSLLLMNQPIKHLIKSFIKCDLNTTAFEAASLMLRKKQNIIFVSQEKNIIGLINDSDLRKRIIAKGLDANTGVSNIMTSPVKYIRDNLLIYEAILMFDSENISHLAVKDNLDNFIGIISYEDVLNLQKNTLSFLVRKIEKAEKLESIKQIQKKVTVLIKALLDSGAKAQNITRIISSIADAITNRLILLSLEEFGEPPCRFAFVAMGSEGRKEQTLATDQDNAIIIEDVEKGKLENAKKYFKNFAEKMNNDLDYVGYKYCEGEVMANNPKWMQPLSVWKNYFTKWIVNSTPQNLIDSSIFFDFRCIYGEKKYTDELKLHIDKVIENKAVFFYNFAESVLNFKAPSNISGSIIKTAAPKEISFDIKKILLPVLAFIKIYSLKNNIAETNSLSRLEKLFTQDIIKNPMYDELVFSYDFLMLLRLRFQILSIFKNEQPSNIIVVNKLTDIEKTTLKKIFSELSVLQSKLSFDFKNIA